One segment of Solanum stenotomum isolate F172 chromosome 1, ASM1918654v1, whole genome shotgun sequence DNA contains the following:
- the LOC125853250 gene encoding F-box protein CPR1-like gives MPKRFMNFPNDVSNFILLMLPVKSLLRFKCVSRAFNTILESSTFVNIHLNRTITIKDELILLKRSFKEDCEQYKTIFSFLSGEIDDYLNPVFPDLDVPYMTDTNSIVFDQLVGPCNGLIALMDSLTVVIFNPSTRHFRFLPPSPFRSPKGVHRYVKCVGFGFDSVVNDYKVVRICELLKDDCYGYIQVEKENVEIYELGIDCWRELDWVDQQFPILNWLPCSQIFYNGTCHWIAHTVILCFDVSGELFRTMEMPNTRHNYVNGPNYSLVIQNESLTFICYPSVLPANDPLEDLTEIWIMKYYNVHDSWIKKYTIRGLSIEIPLALWKTHLFLFQRKNGCLMFYDLNSEEVKGLNIHGCPNSMRVAVYKENLTAIPRGNKTTSTQLQKF, from the coding sequence ATGCCGAAAAGATTTATGAACTTTCCTAACGATGTGTCTAATTTTATACTCTTGATGCTTCCGGTGAAATCTTTGTTGCGATTTAAATGTGTCTCTAGAGCTTTTAACACAATCTTAGAATCCTCCACTTTTGTCAATATTCATCTTAATCGTACCATAACGATAAAAGATGAATTAATCCTCCTTAAGCGATCTTTTAAAGAAGATTGCGAACAATATAaaactatattttcttttctttccggTGAGATTGATGATTATCTTAACCCTGTTTTTCCAGATCTTGATGTGCCTTATATGACAGACACTAATAGTATAGTTTTTGATCAACTCGTCGGTCCTTGCAATGGTTTGATTGCTTTAATGGATAGTCTTACAGTTGTCATATTTAATCCGTCTACTAGACACTTTAGATTTCTCCCTCCAAGCCCTTTCCGTTCTCCAAAGGGAGTCCATCGATATGTAAAATGTGTTGGGTTTGGCTTCGACTCTGTTGTTAATGACTACAAAGTTGTTAGAATATGTGAGTTACTCAAGGATGATTGTTATGGATATATTCAGGTGGAAAAGGAAAATGTTGAGATTTATGAATTGGGTATTGATTGTTGGAGAGAATTGGATTGGGTAGATCAACAGTTCCCCATCTTAAATTGGCTGCCTTGTTCTCAGATATTTTACAATGGAACTTGTCATTGGATTGCCCACACAGTAATTCTTTGTTTTGATGTGAGCGGCGAGCTATTTCGCACAATGGAAATGCCTAATACTCGTCATAATTATGTCAATGGACCGAATTATAGCCTCGTCATCCAAAATGAATCTCTAACTTTCATATGTTACCCCTCTGTACTGCCAGCGAACGATCCACTAGAAGATTTGACTGAAATTTGGATAATGAAATATTATAATGTGCATGACTCTTGGATTAAGAAGTATACGATTAGAGGTCTTTCTATTGAAATCCCATTAGCATTGTGGAAAACACATTTGTTCCTTTTTCAACGAAAAAATGGATGTTTGATGTTCTATGATCTTAATTCAGAGGAAGTCAAAGGACTCAATATACATGGTTGCCCCAATAGTATGAGAGTTGCAGTTTACAAGGAGAACTTGACTGCAATTCCAAGAGGAAACAAGACTACTAGCACACAACTTCAGAAATTCTAG